A window of Adhaeribacter arboris genomic DNA:
GAATTTTAAAAACCTTAGGCCGGCGTTTGCGCCTAATGGATGCAAAAGCCAAACAAGCCGAAACTACGGTTGCTGCTCCTGCCGGGCAACCTTCGCTTTAACCTCGGCTAAGTGTTGCTGTTTCAGCGGGTCGCGGCGTTGCTTAGACGATGGCGTAAAGTAATGGTGGTTTTCTAAAAATTTAACCTGAACCTGGTTCCATTCCCGTTCATTCGTTACCAAGCCCTGCCACCTAAACTCCTGGTAAAGACCGGCTCCAATCAAAAAAAAATCTTTACGGCCCAGGTAATCCAAATCGGCATCGCAGATTATTTGCTCTAATTTTGATTGCGGCTTTTGCGGAACCTGAGTGGCTCGGATTAATCCGAAGATTATTTCTTTTGAAAAGTAGTAATCCCAAAGTGCGTTAAATCATTTTCGGCAATTTCACAGCTTTTTTCTTCGTGTCCCTGGTACGTATTCAGAAATCCGCTATCGTGGTATAAGGCTCCAATTTTTAAAAGAAAAATATCTTCTTCCGCAATTATTTTTTCTAAACGGGCAATACGCTCACTCTGTTCTAACACATCTAAGGTATGATTAACATGGTGGTAGGTGAGCCTTTCTGATAATCCAGCAGTTAATTTTGCAATAACAAATCTCTGAATTTCAGAATAAGCAGCAGTCGTCATTATGGTAAGCTGGGGTTAGCTAAATATAGCTAATTGAACGGTTATTGTAAATTCTGATTTTAGATGAAGCGCAACAAATTTAGATTATTTTGCACCTTCTGAGTATATTAGTATACTGATAGTTAAAGTTGTTTTCGATCCACTTTGCCATAATCTAGCTTTCCCAGGCATTCTGCTTTCGTTTCGTGAAATGAGTTTAAAACTTGCTTAAAAATGGATCATTTTCTATTATCAAATATTCCTCTTTTTGCCAGTCTGGATAAAGAACATTGTGCGGCCCTGGCCAAAAAGTTGCAGATAAAGAGGTACCAATTTGAGCATTGTAAATTTTTCAAGAGAACGTAGTAGTACCAATGATTCCCTTCTAAATTGAACAATCTAACCCTTCCGGTTCAGAAAAAGCTATTTTGCTCATTAACAATTAACGGATGATTTACACAAAAGTGAATGGATTTTTAGCGGGAATGTGGGTAATTTTTATCCCGGGCACTTTGGGTTGCAGCCATTTGACGGCGTACTGCATCCCGGCTTCTTCACTTACCGCGTGGCTCAGGACCAGTAACGAAGTTTTTTGCCCCATTCGCCGGCCGTCCCGAACCCGTTCTACTGTTTCCCATTCTCTGGTTTCGCCGCTTATAAATAAATCCGGCTTAAATTCCTCAATGGCCGCAATTTGCCGTTTACTATCCATGTAGCCTAGAGCCATGTAAATCCGGGTACAATTTTGTTTTAAATCGCCTACCAGTCGCACCGTGGAGATACCTAATTTTTCTTTCGTTAAAGCTACTATTGCCTTTACAGCTACCGGATTAGGTAAAGTAAGCAAGCGGGGATTTTCGGGGTTATAATATTTTTCCCAACCTAAGGTGCTAAGAGTGCCCATTAAAATACCGTCGGGTTTGTGGGCGTGCCAGTAATCATGAAAGCGCCAGATAGCAATGTTGTGCTTTTTTAATAATGCTATTTTATACTGATAAACCTCATCCTTTTCCAGCCAATCGGTTTCATCCTGGTTGTTGTAAAAGGGAGTTTCGTGCGCAATTATAAAATTAGCTCCTACTTTAGCGGTTTGTTCAATTACCTCTAAGGTAGGGAAAGTGGTCGTTACAATTCCGGTTACCATCTGATCCATAGTTCCTGTTCGTAACTGATCAACGGTTGTCGCAAAGGGTGCCCCGGGAATTTCTTTCAGAATTATAGCAATTACCTGCTGCACGGTAAGTGCATAATTTTTCGGCCAGAATTTCCCGGCAAAACTTAACCTGGGAAAGGTTAAAATTACCGAGGTACCTACAGCTTTCGTCACGGAAGTTAAAAATTTTCTTCTGTCCAGGTTTGCAGTATCAGAATAGATGTTTTTAGTCGATTTCATTTGTTCAGGTAAGAGGTTTTATCGATAAAGTAACAGCCGCGCCTTTAAATAGTAACCACCAGAAGTAAATTAAATGCCCCCAAAGCTATAAAGAAAGAAGTTGGTATTAAAAATTAAGTCAGATGCAATCGAAGCATTTAGGAAAACCATTTGTACCACCGTTCCCAATCATTAAATTTATACCTTTATGGCAGTTGATTTAAGCGCTTTAACATGATATCGGCTTTCCGTCAGTACTTTTCAATTTTATTTATCCTAGAAATGCTCAAGTTTAATAAAATCGAAAAAGAACCGGAAACCAGATGTAATAAGTAATTATTTTTTCATTCGGCTAATATTTTTCCTTATTTAGAATCTGAAAGCAAGTTACCCGGACTTTACACAAAATATTCCCGCTTACTTTATGTTAGCAACTAACGACCGACCATTAATAAAGGGAGAAATTGCGGATTATTGGCTGGACGAAGAAGGGATTTTGTATTCTTATTCTAAAAATCCGAAGCGCACTGTCAAAAACATCTCGGAGAATGTGGCCTTGGTAAAACAAATTACCGGTAATAAAAAAGTGCCTTTATTGATTTATTTGAGCAACTCCCCGGTACCGGATAAGGAAACCCGTAGATATTCGACGGAGCAATTACCCGAGATTTATAAAGCCATGGCGATGGTTTCTAAACCGGGCTTGGCTCAATTTATCCTAAACGTATTGTTCAAATTTAAGTCGCCGCTTATTCCTACGCAGTCATTCTCGGACGATCAACAAGCCCGGGAATGGCTAAAGCAATTTTTGTAAGAGAACTAAGGCCATAGACTTTATCAGCGACTTATCTGAATATTTATTTTACGACGGAGATTCATCATAAAAAATCAAGAAAATTACGCTTAGGTAATTACGCGTAACCGGCTGACTTCTATGAAGTGGAAAAGATTTTTACAAAGTCTGCTTGTAATGGGAGCTTCACCGGCATTCCCCACTAAACTTTTTACGGCCATGAAACCTAATAACCGTATTCAGCTACTCCGCCATGCTACCTTGGTTATTCAAATTGGTAATGGAAAGATTTTGGTGGATCCCATGTTGTCTGCGAAAAATGAAATGGACCCTATACCTAATTGCGGCAACGATATTCGCATTCCGATGGTGGATTTACCCGTGCATGCCGAAGAATTAAACAAAATTATCAATGATGTAGATGCGGTTGCTATTACGCATTTGCACCGCGACCACTGGGATACTGCTGCCCAAAATTTGATTCCCAAAAACAAGTTAATTTATTGCCAACCTGCGGATACGGCGAAAATAAAAGAACAAGGTTTTTTACAAGTAACCCCGGTTGATACCACTCTAAATTGGAAAGAAATAACCATTAGCCGCACCCAAGGCCAACACGGCACCGGCGAGATCGGGCAACAAATGGGCGAAGTATCGGGCTTTGTTTTCCGGGATAAAAACCAGACTATTTACGTAGCCGGCGATACCATCTGGTGCCCGGAGGTGGAAGCTGCTTTACAAAAGTATAAACCCGAAATAACTATATTAAATGCCGGTGGCGCGCAGTTTTTAACCGGTGGCCCCATTACCATGACGTCAGTAGATATTTTGAAAGTACAGGAAACACTACCTCATACCAAAGTTATTGCCGTACACATGGACACCGTAAATCATTGTTTCGTCAAGCGCAGTAACTTAAAAAGAGTAATTTTCGAGCAGAACTTAACTGCCAAGGTGATTATTCCGGAAGACGGGCAACTACTTTCGGTTTAAGTAAATTGCTTTATTCGTGAACAACGGCGACGTTCCTATTTCCTAAATTCCCCTAATTTTTTCTATCTTTCCCGTTCGAGCACGTAATTACCCTTTTTATCCTGAATGACGCTTACCGAAATTATCATCCAAAGAATTCAACAGGAAGGCCCAATTTCCTTTCGTGATTACATGGAAATGGCCTTGTATTACCCGGAGTTAGGTTATTACACTTCGGCGCCGCATAAAATAGGTACTCAAGGCGATTTTTACACCAGTTCTAGTCTGG
This region includes:
- a CDS encoding MBL fold metallo-hydrolase translates to MKWKRFLQSLLVMGASPAFPTKLFTAMKPNNRIQLLRHATLVIQIGNGKILVDPMLSAKNEMDPIPNCGNDIRIPMVDLPVHAEELNKIINDVDAVAITHLHRDHWDTAAQNLIPKNKLIYCQPADTAKIKEQGFLQVTPVDTTLNWKEITISRTQGQHGTGEIGQQMGEVSGFVFRDKNQTIYVAGDTIWCPEVEAALQKYKPEITILNAGGAQFLTGGPITMTSVDILKVQETLPHTKVIAVHMDTVNHCFVKRSNLKRVIFEQNLTAKVIIPEDGQLLSV
- a CDS encoding Nif3-like dinuclear metal center hexameric protein, which gives rise to MKSTKNIYSDTANLDRRKFLTSVTKAVGTSVILTFPRLSFAGKFWPKNYALTVQQVIAIILKEIPGAPFATTVDQLRTGTMDQMVTGIVTTTFPTLEVIEQTAKVGANFIIAHETPFYNNQDETDWLEKDEVYQYKIALLKKHNIAIWRFHDYWHAHKPDGILMGTLSTLGWEKYYNPENPRLLTLPNPVAVKAIVALTKEKLGISTVRLVGDLKQNCTRIYMALGYMDSKRQIAAIEEFKPDLFISGETREWETVERVRDGRRMGQKTSLLVLSHAVSEEAGMQYAVKWLQPKVPGIKITHIPAKNPFTFV
- a CDS encoding HD domain-containing protein is translated as MTTAAYSEIQRFVIAKLTAGLSERLTYHHVNHTLDVLEQSERIARLEKIIAEEDIFLLKIGALYHDSGFLNTYQGHEEKSCEIAENDLTHFGITTFQKK
- a CDS encoding DUF7793 family protein, which codes for MLATNDRPLIKGEIADYWLDEEGILYSYSKNPKRTVKNISENVALVKQITGNKKVPLLIYLSNSPVPDKETRRYSTEQLPEIYKAMAMVSKPGLAQFILNVLFKFKSPLIPTQSFSDDQQAREWLKQFL